From a single Pyxicephalus adspersus chromosome 11, UCB_Pads_2.0, whole genome shotgun sequence genomic region:
- the LOC140341237 gene encoding fish-egg lectin-like — protein sequence MFLAGCFFLLCVGILASADFQCQIVPGRLKQIDAGAGEVYGVNDIDDIYHWVDNNWKQVPGKLIHVSVGPAGLWGVNKDYTIFKYKVSDWMSVTGALKQIDAGGNKFVSGVNAQDNIFCLRQSCTISDSSAVIFNQVDGALRYYSCGPIGCWGTNKDQSIFYRYNVTPTSCEGTRWQQVDGLLTMVEVSTDGLVYGVNAGGDLYRRDGITADTPTGTGWTKLDFCAVFKHVTYDNGILWIINTSGEIYRCANKI from the exons ATGTTCCTTGCTGGGTGTTTCTTCCTGCTGTGCGTAGGAATCTTGGCCTCTGCAG ATTTCCAGTGTCAAATAGTGCCGGGTAGACTTAAGCAGATTGATGCTGGTGCTGGTGAAGTATACGGTGTAAATGATATTGACGATATCTACCACTGGGTAGACAACAACTGGAAACAAGTCCCTGGAAAGCTGATCCATGTTTCTGTCGGACCTGCTGGACTTTGGGGTGTCAACAAAGACTACACCATCTTTAAGTACAAAGTCAGTGACTGGATGTCTGTCACAG GAGCCCTAAAGCAGATTGATGCTGGTGGTAATAAGTTTGTGAGTGGCGTGAACGCGCAAGACAACATCTTCTGCTTGAGACAAAGTTGTACAATTTCAGATTCTTCTGCTGTAATCTTTAACCAAGTTGATGGAGCACTGAGATATTACAGCTGTGGACCAATAGGCTGTTGGGGAACGAACAAAGACCAGAGCATTTTCTACCGCTACAATGTCACCCCAACATCCTGCGAGGGAACCCGATGGCAGCAGGTTGATGGCCTGCTGACAATGGTAGAAGTTAGCACAGATGGCTTAGTGTATGGTGTCAATGCAGGAGGGGATTTGTACAGAAG agatggAATTACTGCCGATACACCGACAGGAACAGGATGGACCAAGTTGGACTTCTGTGCAGTTTTTAAACACGTTACATATGACAATGGCATTCTGTGGATTATCAATACATCCGGTGAAATCTATCGATGTGCAAACAAAATCTAA